The following coding sequences lie in one Criblamydia sequanensis CRIB-18 genomic window:
- the kdpA gene encoding potassium-transporting ATPase subunit KdpA: MNHWAELVSFFLFLLGTSLFLGRYLWILFKDHPSFTLPIFSSTEAKIYKICSIDCEEEMTAKNYMMALLFFNLLGLAFLFALLLLQGVLPLNPENLSGVEPLLALNTAISFTTNTNWQAYAGETTLSYLSGMLGLTVQNYLSAATGFAALLTLIRGFTRQNSTTVGNFWKDLTRFTLYVLLPLSLLFSLFLVSQGAIQTLEGALTVETLENAKQTIPRGPAASQVAIKQIGSNGGGFFNANSAHPFENPTPLTNFLETWAILIIPGATLYMYALMIESKKEAAPIFACLLIFFLTSVFASFLSEIAVNPNMAVNPVLEGKETRFGIYNSVLFANATTATSNGSTNCSHSSLSPLAGGLCLFNMMLGEVIFGGVGVGLAGLLLFILLTVFLSGLMVGRTPEYLGKKVEKQEMKWVMLALLFPSLLILLGAAIALSLPSVLDTLTEGPHGLTEILYAFTSAAANNGSAFASLNANTPFFNVVLSVIMLASRLTILLAAIAIGGHLALKKRGGISLGSFSTASPLFGLLLFFVIFIVAGLTFFPALSLGPILEEMLMRRSVVF; this comes from the coding sequence ATGAATCATTGGGCGGAATTGGTTAGCTTTTTCCTATTTTTATTGGGAACCTCCCTTTTCTTGGGCCGATATCTTTGGATTTTATTTAAAGATCACCCCTCTTTCACTTTGCCTATTTTCTCAAGCACAGAAGCCAAGATTTATAAAATTTGCTCTATCGATTGCGAAGAGGAAATGACGGCTAAAAATTATATGATGGCTCTTCTCTTCTTTAATTTATTAGGCCTTGCTTTTCTTTTTGCGCTTTTGCTTCTTCAAGGGGTTTTGCCCTTAAACCCTGAAAATTTAAGCGGTGTCGAACCTCTTTTAGCTCTAAATACAGCAATCAGCTTTACAACTAACACCAACTGGCAAGCCTATGCAGGAGAAACAACTTTAAGTTACCTATCCGGAATGCTTGGCTTAACGGTTCAAAATTATTTAAGCGCCGCCACCGGATTTGCTGCGCTTTTAACTTTGATCCGAGGCTTTACAAGACAAAATTCTACGACGGTTGGCAACTTTTGGAAGGATTTAACCCGTTTTACCCTCTATGTTCTCTTACCCCTTTCCCTCCTCTTTTCCCTTTTTCTTGTAAGCCAAGGAGCCATTCAGACGCTAGAGGGAGCTTTGACTGTCGAGACTTTAGAAAATGCTAAGCAAACCATACCTCGCGGTCCGGCAGCCTCCCAAGTTGCCATTAAGCAAATAGGATCTAATGGCGGGGGCTTTTTTAACGCAAATAGCGCTCATCCTTTTGAAAACCCAACCCCCCTAACGAACTTTTTAGAAACTTGGGCCATTCTTATCATTCCTGGCGCTACTTTATATATGTATGCGCTTATGATAGAATCGAAAAAAGAAGCGGCTCCAATTTTTGCATGCCTCTTAATTTTCTTCCTTACAAGTGTTTTTGCAAGCTTCCTGTCCGAGATAGCAGTCAACCCGAATATGGCAGTCAATCCTGTTTTAGAGGGAAAAGAGACTCGTTTTGGAATTTACAATAGTGTCCTTTTTGCAAATGCCACAACCGCAACTTCCAATGGATCGACTAATTGCTCACATTCAAGCCTGTCGCCTCTTGCAGGCGGGCTATGTCTATTTAATATGATGCTTGGCGAAGTTATCTTTGGAGGTGTCGGTGTCGGTCTTGCAGGCCTTCTACTCTTTATTCTTTTAACGGTTTTTTTATCGGGTTTAATGGTTGGAAGGACTCCTGAATACTTAGGAAAAAAAGTTGAAAAACAAGAAATGAAGTGGGTTATGCTAGCTCTTTTATTCCCCTCTCTTCTAATTCTGCTTGGAGCTGCCATAGCCTTATCCCTACCCTCTGTTTTGGATACCCTTACCGAAGGACCTCATGGGCTTACCGAAATCCTTTATGCCTTTACTTCGGCTGCGGCTAATAACGGAAGCGCTTTTGCAAGCCTAAATGCCAATACTCCCTTCTTTAATGTTGTCTTAAGCGTTATCATGCTGGCTTCAAGACTGACTATTCTTTTAGCCGCGATTGCAATTGGCGGACACCTTGCTTTAAAAAAGCGAGGGGGGATATCCCTTGGATCGTTTTCGACAGCAAGCCCTCTTTTCGGGCTTCTTTTGTTTTTTGTAATTTTTATAGTAGCCGGCTTAACGTTTTTTCCGGCCCTTTCCCTCGGCCCTATTTTAGAGGAGATGTTAATGAGAAGAAGCGTTGTTTTTTAA
- the accB gene encoding acetyl-CoA carboxylase biotin carboxyl carrier protein, whose translation MDLRQIKELMAAMERTGTKRLKIKEENYELDLERHDDKFPAELATIPDYLKAAENREDRIFSKQEMPFFKATGASQPPTTIRNGQENEAGDAIKQKKGEVVKSPMVGTYYLAPSPDDPPFVKVGDLIQSDSVVCIIEAMKVMNEIKAGIKGRIIEILVENGQPVEFGTPLFRIEP comes from the coding sequence GTGGATCTCAGACAAATTAAAGAATTAATGGCAGCGATGGAGAGAACAGGAACCAAGCGGCTTAAAATCAAAGAAGAGAATTACGAGCTGGATTTGGAGCGTCATGACGATAAATTTCCGGCAGAACTTGCAACGATCCCTGATTATTTAAAAGCTGCCGAAAATAGAGAAGATCGAATTTTTTCCAAACAAGAAATGCCTTTTTTCAAGGCTACCGGAGCCTCTCAGCCCCCTACAACCATAAGAAACGGTCAGGAAAATGAAGCAGGCGATGCTATTAAACAAAAGAAAGGCGAGGTTGTAAAATCTCCCATGGTTGGAACTTATTATCTAGCTCCCTCTCCCGACGATCCTCCCTTTGTTAAAGTAGGGGATCTTATACAGTCAGACAGCGTAGTTTGCATTATCGAAGCTATGAAAGTTATGAATGAAATTAAAGCAGGCATTAAAGGCCGTATTATTGAGATACTTGTCGAAAATGGCCAACCGGTAGAATTTGGAACCCCGCTTTTTAGAATTGAGCCCTAA
- a CDS encoding potassium-transporting ATPase subunit F, with protein sequence MGNEFFWAGLASVLVIFYLTYTLLYPEKF encoded by the coding sequence ATGGGCAATGAATTTTTTTGGGCGGGTTTAGCAAGCGTTCTTGTTATTTTTTACCTTACCTATACTCTTTTATACCCGGAAAAATTTTAG
- a CDS encoding elongation factor P — MVLSNQISVGMIISINKKLYKVESAIKVNVPKGAPFIKTTLRELSSGKTVEKSFKMNQAIEDVTLTERPVEYLYLEGKDYLFLDTKTLEQVLIPSQIVGDLVNYLKEGVELKAAYHEEAVFSLELPQFLELMVSRLEGDEDGPLVTNGSRVAILETGAKIEVPPFIEIGDIIKVDTKTGEYIQRV; from the coding sequence ATGGTATTAAGCAATCAGATTTCAGTCGGAATGATTATTTCGATTAATAAAAAACTCTACAAAGTTGAGTCTGCCATCAAGGTGAATGTCCCAAAAGGAGCTCCCTTCATAAAAACAACTCTCAGAGAGCTTTCCTCAGGAAAGACCGTCGAGAAAAGTTTTAAAATGAATCAAGCCATCGAGGATGTCACTTTAACTGAAAGACCGGTTGAATACCTTTATCTCGAAGGCAAGGATTATCTTTTTTTGGATACTAAAACTCTTGAACAAGTCTTAATCCCCTCACAAATAGTAGGCGACCTTGTCAATTATTTAAAAGAAGGGGTTGAGTTAAAAGCGGCCTATCATGAAGAGGCGGTTTTTTCCCTTGAGCTTCCCCAATTTTTAGAGCTTATGGTTTCAAGGCTTGAAGGTGATGAAGACGGCCCTCTTGTGACGAATGGCAGCCGCGTGGCCATTCTCGAAACCGGGGCAAAAATTGAAGTACCTCCCTTTATTGAAATAGGGGACATCATTAAAGTCGACACCAAAACAGGCGAATACATTCAACGCGTCTAA
- a CDS encoding AAA family ATPase yields the protein MDSGKIDLPSEHESVIEIQGVHLALGFPDEFQYEWIGQQDVMDQLLASWLVIDSKDIPLNPRLIGKPGVGKTTLAYAAAKKLNKPVYIYQCTMDTRPEDLLITPVVDKNGGIRYVASSLVTAMIRGGVAILDEANRMSEKSWASLAPLLDTRRYIESIVAGLKVKAHPDFRICVTMNDDASTYEIPEYIHSRLQPQIYLDFPEEEEERRILRENLPFLQDNILDYVIAFLQKAHQKNENYTIRDGINIARYAAKRISSLKNKSVDAESLLRQAVLMTLGEEALPYLL from the coding sequence ATGGATTCTGGTAAAATTGATCTTCCAAGCGAGCACGAAAGCGTCATTGAAATTCAAGGGGTACACCTAGCACTTGGTTTTCCTGATGAATTCCAATACGAATGGATCGGACAGCAAGATGTAATGGATCAGCTTCTCGCCTCCTGGCTTGTCATCGATAGTAAAGATATTCCCCTAAATCCAAGACTGATTGGAAAACCGGGTGTCGGCAAAACAACTTTAGCTTATGCCGCCGCAAAAAAGCTGAATAAGCCCGTTTATATTTATCAGTGCACCATGGACACGAGGCCGGAGGATCTTTTGATCACGCCTGTTGTCGATAAAAATGGGGGCATCCGGTATGTGGCATCAAGTCTTGTAACCGCGATGATAAGAGGCGGTGTTGCCATTTTAGATGAAGCCAATAGAATGAGCGAAAAATCCTGGGCGTCGCTTGCCCCCCTTTTAGATACAAGACGTTATATAGAATCCATAGTTGCAGGCCTCAAGGTAAAAGCGCACCCAGATTTTCGAATTTGCGTCACAATGAATGATGACGCCTCCACTTATGAAATTCCGGAATATATCCACAGCCGCCTGCAACCTCAGATTTATCTTGATTTCCCGGAGGAAGAAGAAGAAAGACGCATCCTTCGCGAAAACTTGCCTTTCCTGCAAGATAATATTCTTGATTATGTCATTGCTTTTTTACAAAAAGCTCACCAAAAAAATGAAAATTATACGATTAGAGATGGCATCAACATCGCAAGGTATGCCGCAAAGCGAATCTCAAGTTTAAAAAACAAGTCTGTCGATGCAGAATCGCTTCTAAGACAAGCCGTTCTTATGACCCTTGGCGAGGAAGCGCTTCCCTATCTTTTGTGA
- the accC gene encoding acetyl-CoA carboxylase biotin carboxylase subunit encodes MQKVLIANRGEIAVRVIRACHDLGLQTVAVYSEVDSEALHVLHADEAICIGEAPSHKSYLRIPNILSACEITGADAIHPGYGFLSENANFASICKSCGITFIGPTAEAIQALGDKAKAKETARSVKCPVIPGSQGIVQDIDKALKEVEQIGFPVFIKAVAGGGGKGIRISHNLEEFKKQFAAARAEAEVSFGNPEVYLEKMILNPRHIEVQVLGDQHGNYVHLNLRDCTIQRRRQKLIEETPSPILSPAKQQEIGEAAIRVVKAAGYYSAGTVEFLLDQDGNYYFMEVNTRIQVEHTVTEELTGIDLVEWQLRIARGEPLPFKQKDIQYKGHVIQFRVNAENPASHFMPSPGKLEYYLPPGGPNVRVDSACYSGYVIPPNYDSMIAKLIVKGATREEAIQRAKRALREFHIGGVKTTIPFHLFMLEDPSFLRSEYNLNYIDRLIAEGCKFGGEA; translated from the coding sequence ATGCAAAAAGTACTAATAGCCAATAGAGGCGAGATTGCGGTTCGAGTTATAAGAGCTTGCCATGATCTCGGACTTCAAACAGTTGCTGTCTATTCGGAAGTGGATAGCGAAGCGCTTCATGTCCTTCATGCAGATGAAGCCATTTGCATCGGGGAAGCCCCTTCCCATAAATCCTATCTTCGAATCCCGAACATCTTATCAGCTTGCGAAATAACAGGGGCTGATGCTATCCATCCGGGTTATGGTTTCTTGAGTGAAAATGCCAATTTTGCCTCTATTTGCAAAAGCTGCGGGATAACCTTTATTGGACCGACTGCGGAAGCGATTCAAGCCCTTGGCGATAAAGCTAAGGCAAAAGAGACTGCCCGTTCTGTAAAGTGCCCTGTTATTCCGGGGTCGCAAGGAATTGTGCAAGATATTGATAAAGCTTTAAAAGAAGTGGAGCAAATCGGGTTTCCGGTGTTTATTAAGGCGGTCGCCGGCGGCGGGGGTAAAGGCATTCGAATCTCTCACAATTTAGAAGAATTCAAAAAGCAATTTGCAGCTGCTAGAGCCGAAGCTGAAGTTAGTTTTGGCAATCCCGAAGTGTACCTTGAAAAAATGATCCTAAACCCAAGACATATCGAGGTGCAAGTATTAGGGGACCAGCATGGGAATTATGTCCATTTAAACTTGCGTGATTGCACGATACAAAGAAGACGTCAAAAACTTATTGAAGAGACCCCTTCTCCCATTTTATCGCCTGCCAAACAGCAGGAAATCGGAGAGGCAGCCATTCGCGTTGTGAAAGCGGCCGGCTACTATTCTGCCGGTACCGTTGAGTTCCTTTTAGATCAAGATGGCAACTATTACTTCATGGAAGTCAATACTAGAATTCAAGTAGAGCATACTGTTACAGAAGAATTGACAGGTATTGATTTAGTGGAGTGGCAGCTTCGTATTGCAAGGGGAGAGCCTTTGCCTTTTAAACAAAAAGATATTCAATACAAAGGCCATGTCATTCAGTTTAGGGTCAATGCCGAAAACCCGGCTTCTCATTTTATGCCCTCTCCTGGCAAACTTGAGTATTATTTACCGCCGGGCGGCCCTAACGTTAGAGTGGATAGCGCTTGCTACTCCGGTTATGTTATTCCACCAAACTATGACTCTATGATCGCAAAGTTAATTGTGAAAGGAGCCACAAGGGAAGAAGCTATTCAGCGTGCTAAGAGAGCTTTAAGAGAGTTTCATATAGGGGGTGTTAAAACTACCATCCCTTTTCATTTATTCATGCTGGAAGACCCCTCTTTCTTGCGTTCAGAATATAATTTAAATTACATCGATCGATTGATTGCTGAAGGTTGTAAGTTCGGCGGTGAAGCTTAA
- the rpe gene encoding ribulose-phosphate 3-epimerase, which translates to MSKNERQIKVSPSILAGDFGKIYDEAKRIEDSGANSLHIDVMDGHFVPNLTIGPQVVAAINRATDMFLDVHLMMYNVYEYIERFVEAGADRITFHFEATEDVKDTLDYIRRCNIEAGLAFCPETSQSFIPKYLDSCDSILLMTVHPGFGGQKFMSEVLEKIAFTREICEKLNIRKGGVTPKNKDDPANNLPVFNIGVDGGINYETAKECVKAGANQLIAGTYLLHSHDMKEEVRKLQQLVP; encoded by the coding sequence ATGAGCAAAAACGAAAGGCAAATAAAAGTCAGCCCCTCAATTCTAGCCGGGGATTTCGGAAAAATTTATGATGAGGCCAAGCGCATTGAAGATTCAGGCGCGAACAGTCTTCATATTGATGTAATGGACGGTCATTTTGTACCCAATTTAACGATAGGGCCGCAGGTAGTGGCTGCAATTAATCGCGCGACCGATATGTTTTTAGATGTTCATTTGATGATGTACAATGTCTATGAATATATTGAACGGTTTGTTGAAGCAGGCGCTGATAGAATTACGTTTCATTTTGAAGCAACAGAAGATGTAAAAGATACGCTTGATTACATTAGAAGATGCAATATTGAAGCCGGCCTTGCTTTTTGTCCGGAGACCTCTCAAAGCTTCATTCCTAAATACCTAGATAGCTGCGATTCAATTTTGCTTATGACGGTTCATCCCGGGTTCGGCGGGCAGAAATTTATGAGTGAAGTCTTAGAAAAAATTGCCTTTACCCGGGAAATTTGCGAAAAATTGAATATCCGTAAAGGGGGAGTCACCCCAAAGAATAAAGACGACCCTGCAAATAATCTGCCTGTTTTCAATATCGGCGTCGATGGCGGGATCAACTATGAAACAGCAAAAGAATGTGTGAAAGCCGGCGCAAATCAGCTAATTGCAGGAACCTATCTTCTTCATTCCCATGATATGAAAGAAGAAGTCAGAAAACTTCAACAACTAGTTCCCTAA
- a CDS encoding NAD(P)-dependent malic enzyme — protein MTDYFTLSLDAHRKTHGKWEMRSKFPVTTQAELSIAYTPGIAAVSQRLSRHPEEAYNLSMKGNSVAIVSDGSAVLGLGDIGPEGALPVMEGKAILLKALAGVDGIPIVINAKEPAEIIQIVKAIAPTFGGINLEDIKAPKCFEIESALQDIGIPVFHDDQHGTAIVLYAALLNACKITGKHFENLKVVINGAGAAGAAVAKLLKGIGQNGDVKPVKDVILCDTKGIISRSRDDLNPSKLQMLEFTNFTNQNGTVFDALKDADVFVGVSAANLLKADDVRVMARDSIIFGLANPIPEIMPAEALAAGAKVVGTGRSDFPNQVNNALAFPGIFRGALDAKASRITEKMKLRAAKALAELITNPTPEKILPHVLDPHVAETIAKAVKDTAIEEGVSRL, from the coding sequence ATGACAGATTATTTTACCTTATCTCTTGATGCTCATCGCAAAACCCATGGGAAATGGGAAATGCGCTCAAAATTTCCTGTGACCACTCAGGCCGAATTATCGATCGCATATACACCGGGTATTGCCGCCGTTTCTCAAAGACTTTCAAGACACCCCGAAGAGGCTTATAACTTGTCTATGAAAGGAAATAGCGTCGCGATTGTCTCGGATGGATCGGCAGTTCTTGGTTTGGGAGATATAGGCCCGGAAGGGGCGCTTCCAGTCATGGAGGGAAAAGCCATTCTCTTAAAAGCACTGGCAGGCGTTGATGGGATCCCAATTGTTATTAACGCCAAAGAGCCTGCTGAAATAATTCAAATTGTTAAGGCAATTGCTCCAACTTTTGGAGGCATTAACCTCGAAGATATCAAGGCCCCGAAATGCTTTGAAATAGAATCAGCCCTTCAAGACATCGGCATCCCTGTCTTTCACGATGACCAGCACGGAACGGCCATCGTCCTTTACGCCGCTCTTTTAAATGCATGTAAAATTACCGGTAAACATTTTGAAAACTTGAAAGTTGTTATTAATGGAGCCGGAGCTGCCGGGGCGGCCGTTGCAAAATTATTAAAAGGCATAGGTCAAAATGGAGATGTCAAACCGGTGAAGGATGTGATTCTTTGCGATACAAAAGGCATTATTTCAAGAAGCCGTGACGATTTAAATCCATCCAAGCTTCAAATGCTTGAATTCACTAATTTTACCAATCAAAATGGAACTGTTTTTGATGCGCTTAAAGACGCAGACGTTTTTGTTGGAGTCTCGGCTGCGAATCTTCTTAAAGCCGACGATGTTAGAGTGATGGCTAGAGATTCCATTATATTTGGCTTAGCAAACCCCATACCTGAAATTATGCCGGCCGAAGCATTAGCTGCCGGGGCAAAAGTTGTTGGAACCGGCAGAAGCGATTTTCCAAACCAAGTCAATAATGCGCTTGCTTTCCCCGGCATTTTTAGAGGCGCCCTTGATGCAAAAGCCTCTCGAATCACAGAAAAAATGAAACTTCGCGCGGCGAAAGCGCTAGCTGAGCTTATTACCAATCCAACGCCTGAAAAAATCCTGCCTCATGTCCTTGATCCGCATGTTGCAGAAACGATTGCAAAGGCGGTTAAAGACACAGCCATTGAAGAAGGTGTTTCTAGACTCTAA
- the kdpC gene encoding potassium-transporting ATPase subunit KdpC: MIKKAIKLFLILLILTGFFYPLAITFLAHLIFPNQATGSLIKRDQKILGSSLIAQKFTSDRYFWPRPSAINYDPLGPSGGSNLSPTSKKLKSEVQARMEKFSLTDPVLNELVYSSASGLDPHISLETAFYQAPRIAKARNRDVETILKLISKLQEGKQIGILGPAYVNVLLLNLELDKNL, translated from the coding sequence ATGATAAAAAAAGCAATCAAACTCTTTCTTATCTTATTAATTTTGACAGGTTTTTTTTACCCATTGGCAATAACTTTTCTAGCCCATTTAATATTTCCAAACCAGGCTACGGGCAGTTTAATAAAAAGGGATCAAAAAATTTTGGGCTCTTCGTTAATAGCTCAAAAATTTACAAGCGATCGTTATTTTTGGCCAAGGCCTTCAGCCATCAATTATGATCCTTTAGGACCCTCAGGCGGCAGCAATCTTAGCCCTACAAGTAAAAAGCTTAAAAGCGAAGTACAGGCAAGAATGGAAAAATTTTCTTTAACCGATCCAGTTTTAAACGAACTTGTTTATTCTTCAGCAAGCGGCCTTGACCCGCATATTAGCCTTGAAACGGCCTTCTATCAAGCCCCAAGAATTGCAAAAGCAAGAAATCGCGATGTCGAAACCATACTTAAGCTGATCTCCAAGTTACAAGAAGGTAAGCAGATTGGAATTTTAGGGCCTGCTTATGTCAATGTGCTCCTTCTTAATCTGGAGTTAGACAAAAACCTATGA
- the kdpB gene encoding potassium-transporting ATPase subunit KdpB encodes MRNPMQKKKGILTLDLILESLRDSFLKLHPKFQIKNPVLFVTYLSAIFVILLLFLGHYSAFNLQIALWLSFTVLFANFASSLAESRGKAQAESLKKTQVESIARKLVDGQEVKVSALSLKKGDLVVCEVGDFIPADGEVVQGIATVDESAITGESAPVIRESGGDRSAVTSGTRVVSDQIVIKVTSEKGHSFLDRMISLIEGAERQKTPNEIALTIVLSSLTLIFIITIISLKKFADYTSLAANQNLAEQVTLPTLIALLVCLIPTTIGALLSAIGIAGMDRLIQRNVIAKSGKAVEAAGDIDLLILDKTGTITLGNRMAVEFIAAPDVNEKALAEMAQLASLSDETPEGRSIVILAKNKYHLRAENLDLNHSKFIPFSAHTKMSGIDYTESVADNVKIIRKGSYEAIKLHIEKLGGHFPEELIDAIQSISNKGGTPLIVSLGSAVLGAIYLKDVIKGGIKERFKEMRKMGIKTLMVTGDNYLTAAAIAAEAGVDDFVAEATPEIKLNLIREAQKKGLLIAMTGDGTNDAPALAQADVGLAMNTGTQASREAGNMVDLDSNPTKLLDIVEIGKQLLMTRGALTTFSIANDIAKYFAIIPALFGTLYATKELKGALYPLNIMNLTSSKSAIISALIFNALIIVLLIPLALRGVSYSPGSADKLLKQNLLIYGLGGIIAPFIGIKLIDLLITSLGLV; translated from the coding sequence ATGAGAAACCCCATGCAAAAGAAAAAAGGAATTTTAACCCTGGACTTGATCCTTGAGTCCTTAAGGGATTCATTTTTAAAGCTGCATCCCAAATTTCAAATTAAAAATCCGGTTCTTTTTGTCACCTATTTAAGCGCTATTTTTGTCATTCTCCTTCTTTTTTTGGGGCACTATTCTGCGTTTAATTTGCAAATTGCCCTTTGGCTTTCCTTTACCGTTCTTTTTGCTAATTTTGCAAGTTCGCTTGCCGAGAGCCGTGGAAAAGCGCAAGCTGAAAGCTTAAAAAAAACCCAAGTTGAGTCAATAGCTAGAAAACTTGTAGATGGCCAAGAAGTAAAGGTTTCCGCTTTGTCTTTGAAAAAAGGAGATCTTGTAGTTTGTGAAGTCGGCGACTTCATCCCGGCTGACGGGGAAGTGGTTCAAGGGATTGCAACTGTTGATGAATCGGCCATCACAGGCGAATCAGCTCCTGTAATACGCGAAAGCGGCGGCGATAGAAGCGCTGTGACCTCCGGTACTCGTGTGGTTAGCGATCAAATTGTTATTAAAGTAACTTCAGAGAAAGGGCATAGCTTTTTAGACCGCATGATTTCTCTTATTGAAGGCGCTGAAAGACAAAAGACACCAAATGAGATTGCGTTAACGATTGTCCTCTCCTCCCTCACCCTTATTTTCATCATCACCATCATCAGCTTAAAAAAATTCGCCGATTATACAAGCCTTGCCGCGAATCAAAATTTAGCAGAACAAGTGACTTTGCCAACACTCATTGCCCTGCTTGTCTGTCTTATCCCAACTACCATTGGAGCCTTATTAAGCGCCATCGGGATTGCAGGGATGGATAGGCTTATTCAGAGAAATGTGATTGCCAAAAGCGGAAAAGCAGTGGAAGCCGCGGGTGATATCGACCTTTTAATCCTGGATAAAACAGGAACCATTACCCTTGGCAATAGGATGGCTGTTGAATTCATAGCGGCGCCCGATGTCAATGAAAAAGCTCTTGCTGAAATGGCACAGCTAGCATCTTTATCAGATGAAACTCCGGAAGGGCGCTCCATCGTTATTTTGGCTAAAAACAAATACCATTTACGAGCAGAGAATTTAGATTTAAATCACTCAAAATTTATTCCTTTTTCAGCCCACACCAAAATGAGCGGGATTGATTATACCGAAAGCGTTGCCGACAACGTTAAAATTATCCGTAAAGGATCCTATGAAGCCATTAAACTCCATATAGAAAAATTGGGAGGCCATTTTCCGGAAGAACTGATAGACGCCATTCAGTCCATTTCAAATAAAGGAGGTACGCCTCTTATTGTTTCTCTTGGAAGCGCAGTGCTTGGAGCTATTTATTTAAAAGATGTGATTAAAGGAGGCATCAAAGAACGTTTTAAAGAAATGCGAAAGATGGGAATAAAAACCCTTATGGTTACAGGAGATAATTACTTGACTGCTGCCGCCATTGCAGCAGAAGCAGGCGTTGACGATTTTGTAGCTGAAGCGACCCCTGAAATAAAACTCAACTTAATCAGAGAAGCCCAAAAAAAAGGGCTTCTAATTGCCATGACAGGTGATGGAACAAATGATGCCCCGGCTTTAGCGCAAGCTGATGTCGGCCTTGCCATGAATACCGGAACTCAAGCTTCCCGCGAAGCCGGTAATATGGTAGATCTAGATAGCAACCCGACTAAGCTTCTAGATATTGTCGAAATAGGAAAGCAGCTGCTTATGACAAGAGGGGCTTTAACCACTTTTAGCATAGCTAATGATATTGCAAAATATTTTGCCATTATCCCGGCCCTTTTTGGAACGCTTTATGCCACCAAAGAATTGAAAGGGGCTCTTTACCCGTTAAACATCATGAATCTCACCTCAAGTAAGAGCGCCATCATTAGCGCTTTGATTTTTAATGCTCTCATTATAGTCTTGCTAATCCCCCTTGCACTTAGAGGAGTTTCTTATTCCCCCGGAAGCGCTGATAAATTGCTCAAGCAAAACCTCTTAATTTATGGTCTTGGAGGTATTATAGCCCCATTTATCGGGATAAAATTAATCGATTTATTAATCACTTCCTTAGGGCTGGTCTAA
- a CDS encoding tRNA lysidine(34) synthetase yields MNIIKPSFPLVAPPWQGVGKKIESLLRKTLKSFELLPDDHNVAIALSGGKDSLTLLLMLAAISGRGFPKLNLSAFLIDGAFSCGAGVGLDFLRGITSQLGVPFHVIDSGQKTLEGLECYGCSRKRRTLLFNHAKEQGFKTIAFGHHRDDNIQTLLMNLFHKGEFAGNLPKVPMKRYQVTIIRPLILVPEEMIIEFAKQQNFHRIMCQCPIGQNSVRKQTEQLIKEIEEVHPRARHNLSLAALNYGSDKALEP; encoded by the coding sequence ATGAACATCATCAAGCCTTCCTTTCCCCTTGTTGCACCTCCCTGGCAGGGTGTTGGAAAAAAGATCGAATCCCTGCTACGAAAAACCCTTAAAAGTTTTGAGCTTCTCCCCGATGACCACAATGTGGCTATTGCTTTAAGCGGAGGAAAAGACAGCTTGACCCTTCTTTTGATGCTGGCTGCCATTTCCGGAAGAGGTTTCCCCAAGCTTAACTTATCCGCGTTTCTAATTGATGGCGCTTTTAGCTGCGGAGCCGGAGTCGGCTTAGATTTTTTAAGAGGAATTACATCGCAGCTTGGAGTTCCCTTTCATGTGATCGACTCGGGACAAAAAACTCTTGAGGGTCTTGAGTGTTATGGGTGCTCAAGAAAAAGGCGGACTCTTCTTTTTAATCACGCCAAAGAACAAGGGTTCAAAACGATTGCTTTTGGCCACCATCGCGATGACAATATTCAAACGCTTTTGATGAATCTTTTTCATAAGGGAGAATTTGCCGGAAATTTACCCAAAGTCCCAATGAAGCGCTATCAAGTCACTATCATTCGCCCTTTAATTCTCGTGCCGGAAGAAATGATTATTGAATTTGCAAAGCAGCAGAACTTCCATAGAATTATGTGCCAATGCCCGATTGGTCAGAATAGTGTCCGAAAGCAAACAGAACAGCTTATTAAAGAAATAGAAGAAGTTCACCCTAGAGCTCGCCATAACCTATCCTTGGCAGCTTTAAATTATGGCTCAGATAAAGCGCTCGAACCATAA